The segment CCATTTCTTTATGTTCAAGCTAATATTGGTCAATGTGGTGGCAGTGCTGACATGGCTGATTTTTCAGGATTATACTCAGGTTCACCAGTGAAGGAAAATAGAGCTTTAGAGCATGGGTTTGTTTTCTCATCAAGTACCTACATACAACTTATCTGATTTTCTTTAGCTTTAACTTTGTTTGATCAGGGATTAAAAACACTTGGTTAGGATTACAAAAAGCATAGTTTAGGTATTGATTATGACTGTTCCACTCCTGCTAATACTGCAATATGATTCTCTGAAAACAAGTTGTGTCAAGTCCTGAAGGCACTCTATTTCACACTGCAGGGTAATTTGGGAATCTGATAGGAATCAGTCAAATAACAGCTGTCACTTTCCTTgacatgttaattgttatacgTTTTATGTACGCActaatcactaaggcaaattcctagtaatgtgaaacctcttcaattacatggcaataaacatgattctgattctgaaaggTTTCttaaaagtgaaagtaaaaatgttcaaatgtgctTATGCACTAGACTTATTGGACAACTCTCTGTGGCACAGAGGATATTAAATGCAGGTCTTTTCCTGCAGAATTTGAATATTTCGTCCGCTGTCACttcatgcagctgttttttgATTAATGGTTTGCAGGAAGACCTCTATTCAATTCCTGTTAAGTCATGAAGATATTATAAAGAGAGCAAaatctcttcctctgctgttctGTCTGATTCGTGCTGATTGTAGAGCAGCAAACCCTTTCAACACACTCGGCAGAACAGAGGACAGAGTGGgcagatgaggatgaggaaaaagaacaatacagaagaaaaaaagtgctgatctccccctcctcctcttcctctctctctcgctctctttctctctcttggtcttcctccctccctctcattcAGTATGCTGACTGTTTCTGTATAGAGAACTGACTCCCACGCTATTCTGCCTGGCCCATTTATCACATTGATCAGCTTATAAAGAAGTCGGATACACACAGGAGGTTCGCTGGAGTTGTGTGTATGAGACGGATTCTGATTTGTGGGCCCTTTAGCAACAAGGTTAAGTCTTGCTAACGTGGTGATCTAATCTCCACATAAGCCAAATCGGTGATGACAACATCCTAAATTTTTTATTCTGAAGCTCTGGCATCTTCACAAAACTGAACCATTTGTAAATATGCATATCCTGGATTTTCCCACATCCCTGGAAAGGTCCATGACTCAGTGTGTCCTGCTATGTGTTTTGGATGCCACCATTTGTCCACAATCACTTCTATAAACTATAATCTACCcaggagagcaggagacaaAACATCACCTCCCTGAAAACAGTAATCCAATCGACCTGAAATCATCTCTCAAAATAGCGAGTAAGCCCCTCATATCTCCACTGCACCGTATACAAACAGCATCACTCTGCTCCACACCGCATCCTATGTAGCCTACAAATGAAAGGATGAATGAATGGCATTCACATCAGCATCTGTGGCTCTGTCATTGCTTTCAGTGGAAACGTCTCCCTTCTGTCTCAGCTGTGCTGTTGCACAAATGGAAAATCTGTACCAATACTCCTAATTAGCTGCAACAAGACAGGGCCCATATACCCTTAAGACTACAGCATATTGATTTCAGCGCACcaaaagacaataaaactgcTGTACACACACCTTTCACCTTATTCCTAAGAGAAGTCACATGtttcatcaaaaaaaaatctcctgaaTGTGCAATGTTTGATCATCTCtctaagcatttttttttctctacatttCTCACAGGGTTTGATTATTTAATTACCTCACAATAGGTTTTGATTTCTAAACAGCAGCTTTGAGGCttgaaaggggggaaagctcacgaaaatgtgttttataaatgaTTAGATGTTaaatgcagcagcaacacaaagatGTCTGATGCAAAATGAACTACATTTTGAGCTTTGAATGGATTTTTAATCGCTTCTATGATTTGAtcatatagatatatatcttgtgtatatatatataaaatgacaGCAGTGCTCACCGCACAGCAGCTGCATCCAGGCGCAGGTCTTGTAAACGGTGGAGGtgttgcagaagaagaagagcgccATGCAGGCGATGCAGCTGAggatcagcaccatggacagcagcACGAACACCGTGGCCGCCTTGAAGGCTCCGGACGGGATGGAGCTGAAGTCGGAGAAGCTGCCCACGCAACTGATCTCCCGGCTGGGCGACGGCCCGGTGCCCACGCAGTAGTAGAAGAGGCCGAAGTAGCCGGACTGCGGCGTGTTGACGCTGTCGCCGATCCAGTAGGGCTGGATGAACACCACCACGTTGACGATGGCGAAGCAGATGGTGAAGATGGCCCACAGCACCCCGATGGCCCGGGAGTTGCGCATATAATTGTCGTGGTAGATCTTGGAGGCTTCTTGGGAAGGCAAcatgtttggtgtttttttttctgtctttcttcttatatatatatagatataggctatatatatatatatatatatatatatatatatagatatatattgaTAGATAGATAAATCTCTTTTTACACCTTCGCCCTGCTCTTCAGTTAaatcttacaaaaaaaaaatataaagaaaaatccCACACAGCTCGACACACCTCAGAttttcctttctctccctctctatgtGAAATATTTCCCGCTTTGGCTGTTTCTTATGTGTCTGTTAAAGGCTATTCAACGGGCCTACATAACCACACGATAAAAAAATGCAAGCTGCACATATGAATATGATCCCATAAGACTACACAttgtaaaaatgaatgaaggGGAAAATGCTACATTGAAGCAATACAAAATCTAAGCCTACCTATACCTCTAATGAATAATTTACCAGTGATTCAACATTGCTGTCTAAGGCGCGTTTCCTTAGGGCTACACCATAAATGATTAACAAAAATCCATCAAAACAGGATTTTTTCCCTTTATTTCACAGTCGTCTGGTGGAGGGTTAAAGCTGTTTGTCATCCTCATCCATCAAGCTCTCTTCAGGATGTCCTTTATTACCATCCGTGAGATCAGATGCGTCTTGCCTGCCTGTAGCGCCAGCGGTGGACCCCGTTTTTACCTTCCGAGGCATCCGTGGGGTGCTCCCCTTTCCTCTGCTGCTCGCCTTTAACCGTCCAAACgcaatgaaatgaaaataaaattaaaaaaaagaaaagaaaatggagacCAGCCTTTAACGAGAGCCCTCTGTCAAATTTCAACAGTCCTTTCTCGTAAATCCGACATCCTCCACCACCTCGACTCCATTATCATCATGGTTTTTGTTGTAGCCTTTATCCAGTAtgtctcctctcccctctctctctctctctcccttctctctttctctccctctctttctccgtCCCCCTCCTCTCGTTTCTCTGCGCGCCCCCCGGAAGATGCTGATGTTGTAGGCTACTGATGATAGCGATGGTGCGCGCTCCCGTATACGTCGACGCAGCAGTAGCAGTGGGGGGGATTTACATCTGAGCGCGTGTCCGCCCCTGTTCACCTTGAGTCTGAAATCAAACCAAAAAATGTTTCCTGGACGAAAAATGAATTTTTTCGTGAGTCCTGTCTGATGAATGTGAGgggatgtgttttttctctttcactATTATACTCCAGCTAATTTGCAGCAGTCTTTTAGTGTCAGTGCAGTGATGCTAACAGTGAAGTAATCCTTTAAGTCAGCTTACACAAAGTGGCCCATATGTGAACTCCATCCTATGCCTGTCTGAACTACTCTGTTTGACCAATGTGTCTTATTAGTCTCTGATTTTTCCCTCAGGCTTATAAAGGATCACATGCTCAGATATTATATAAAATGATATACAACCCACGGATTAAAAACCAGGTCCCATAGCTCAAGAGTATAGACTCAGGTATACTTTCTTCCCATTTTACTCACTGCATGTAATATGGGGATGGTGAGGTTTATTCTCTCCACATTTCTGTGCTCACAtaaattgaatttaaaaaacTAAAGCTGATGTCTAGGAAAACTCTTATTTTTTTGTGATGGGGCCTCTTAGTTTTTAAAGTTCTTATTCTCttgttttaatgatgttttGTTCTTGTAGCAGCATAACATGCGTATTGTCACAAAGCTAACCTGCTAACATCAAGCACAATGTTTTTCACCGAtgataaatgtaatatttttagGTGTCGTTAGCATCAAATAATAAAGAAGCAACATTTTGTGACAATACGATCATTAATAATTTTCATCATAACCCTTACTGATGAGCTGACAGTTGGACAGAAATAAATGGATCACTTCAGGAGAAGTAGCTGAGTTGGTCatgtttgaacacaaacactATGTCCAGACTAGAATGATGTCAGTAACTGGTTTTCCATAACCTTGTTTTAATTTGAAGTGTTATATCATCTAAATTACTCTCATTTGAGGTGATTTTGCCTTATGTGAAGAGTTGATGGGCAAAGAATTATAGTAGCACAATAAGTTCTGACCTAGTGAAACATTAATCTCTATAGAAGTAGAGAGAAGACTGACCTCACGTCGACATTGTCCTACCAGTTTTCTataatgtgtgaatgtgaaccaAAACAGGAGACTTTCTTGGTCTTATGATGGataaaaacattacagcaaATTTTA is part of the Parambassis ranga chromosome 7, fParRan2.1, whole genome shotgun sequence genome and harbors:
- the lhfpl4a gene encoding LHFPL tetraspan subfamily member 4 protein, with the protein product MLPSQEASKIYHDNYMRNSRAIGVLWAIFTICFAIVNVVVFIQPYWIGDSVNTPQSGYFGLFYYCVGTGPSPSREISCVGSFSDFSSIPSGAFKAATVFVLLSMVLILSCIACMALFFFCNTSTVYKTCAWMQLLCGVCLVLGCMIFPDGWDAEVIRDMCGEQTGKYSLGDCSVRWAYMLAIMGILDALILSFLAFVLGNRQTDFYLDDLQTDNKDFAVSRIEVRDRREPRYGVQRLH